One Malania oleifera isolate guangnan ecotype guangnan chromosome 10, ASM2987363v1, whole genome shotgun sequence genomic region harbors:
- the LOC131166833 gene encoding uncharacterized protein LOC131166833: MRIRKNAKISSLMLSHASTSSVPLQTHVCQLNQSPWDVITFPSDSTSLSCFPALSFPLQGEGDDNITVNGSLGDSIGAVESVASMRISLDSTKEEKPNPKPRLYPMEEKDTTKKREKTIVDVHKLDTQFGFIRGGEGETMTKTVAIALCSKSDGRGWHCKREAKQGHTLCEHHLAQLRSYTTNHTSSRKTEKMMASGTVAVAHTITTTSCRRPNRKKPLISTNPHEFYYYSGFGPWWGKKRGGNTSGESNKTVASEAAAGTASSSLSQMSQIYDKTEELDFVDDIDDDDREGNDGGGRKRTRKPVKARSLKSLM, from the exons ATGAGGATCAGGAAGAATGCGAAGATTTCTTCTCTCATGCTTTCGCATGCTTCGACTTCTTCTGTGCCGCTGCAAACACATGTGTGCCAGCTAAACCAGTCACCGTGGGATGTAATTACCTTCCCTTCTGATTCGACCTCCTTATCATGCTTCCCCGCGTTATCGTTCCCGCTGCAG GGCGAAGGGGACGACAACATCACTGTGAATGGGAGCTTAGGAGATTCTATTGGAGCTGTTGAGAG CGTTGCTTCGATGAGGATATCACTCGACAGTACTAAAGAAGAAAAGCCAAACCCAAAACCAAGGCTTTATCCCATGGAGGAGAAGGATACtacaaagaagagagaaaaaacaATAGTGGATGTGCACAAGTTGGACACCCAATTCGGGTTCATTAGAGGGGGAGAAGGAGAGACTATGACCAAGACTGTTGCTATTGCGTTGTGTTCTAAATCAGATGGGAGGGGTTGGCACTGCAAGAGGGAAGCTAAGCAAGGACACACCTTGTGCGAGCATCATCTCGCACAACTTAGGTCTTACACGACCAACCACACATCGAGCCGAAAGACTGAGAAAATGATGGCGTCGGGCACTGTGGCAGTAGCTCACACTATCACCACCACCTCTTGTCGTCGCCCCAATCGCAAGAAGCCTTTGATTTCCACAAACCCCCATGAATTCTACTACTATTCTGGGTTTGGGCCTTGGTGGGGGAAGAAGAGAGGTGGCAATACTAGCGGAGAGTCAAACAAGACTGTTGCCTCAGAGGCCGCCGCGGGAACTGCTTCCTCCTCTTTGTCTCAAATGAGTCAAATCTATGATAAAACTGAAGAGCTTGACTTTGTAGATGACATTGATGATGACGATAGAGAGGGGAATGATGGAGGTGGACGGAAGAGAACTCGAAAGCCAGTGAAGGCGAGATCACTGAAATCTCTTATGTGA